From the Anaeromyxobacter dehalogenans 2CP-1 genome, the window GTCCAGCAGCGCGGCGATCCGCCCGCCCGGGCCGGTGCTTCCCCTGTCCCTGCGCGACATGGCGGCGGACTCTAGCACGGGCCTCTGGCGGGCCTCCGCCGCAGGCGCGGGTTGTGCGGGCGTCCCGGCGCGACCCGGCCTAGACTGTGGGGGCCCGCGGCGCGGTCCGGCCGCGGCCGACGCTGGCCCATCCCGATGCCCCGCCCCTCGCGCCCCATCTCGCGCCGACGCTTCCTGCAGGGCGCCGCCGCCGCGGCCGTCGCGGCCGTCGCGGCCGCGCTGCCCCGCGGCGCACGCGCGCTGACCCCGGACGCGATGCTGCAGATCGGCCACGTCCAGCACGGGGGCAACTGGAACCCGCGGCCCACCGCGCTGCGCCGGCTCGGCTGGGAGCTCGGCCGCCGGACCTCGATCGAGCCCGCCGCCGACGCCGTGCCGGTCCGCCTCGATCGGCCGGGCCTGCACCGCCACCCCATGCTCTACCTGGCCGGCGCCGGCGGGCTACCCGCGTTCTCCGAGCCGGAGCGGGCCGCGCTCCGCCGCCACCTCATGTACGGCGGCTTCCTGCTGGTGGACTCGGCCGACGCGTCGGACGGGACCGGCTTCGACGCGGCGGTCCGGCGCGAGCTCGCCCAGGTGCTGCCCGCCTCGCCGCTGCAGCCGGTGGCCCGCGAGCACGTGCTCCACAAGACGTTCTACCTGCTCGACCGGCAGGGCGGCCGCGTGCTGGTGAAGCCGTGGCTGGAGGCGCAGGCCGTCGACGGCCGGCTGGCGGTGGTCTACTCGCAGAACGATCTCGGCGGCGCGTGGGCGCGGAGCGAGCTGGGCGACTGGGAGTACCCGTGCACCCCCGGCGGCGAGGCGCAGCGCGAGGCGGCGTTCCGCGCCGGCGTGAACCTGGCGATGTACGCGCTGTGCACCGACTACAAGGACGACGCGGTGCACCTGCCGTTCATCCTGCGGCGGCGGAGCTAGGCGGCGGTGGACGGCGAGACCTTCAACGCCTGGCGGCTCACCGCCCTCACCCCGCTGCCGGCGTGGGCGCTCGCCCTGCTCGGCCTCGCGGCGCTCGCCTCGATCGCGCTCGCCTGGCGCGGCCTCGCCGGCGAGCCGCGGCGCGCGCGGAAGGCCGCGCTCGTCGCGCTCCGCGCGGTCGCGGCGGCGCTGGCGCTGGCGCTGCTCGCCGAGCCCGCGCTGGAGCTGCTCCAGACCGCGCGGGTGCGCAACCGGTTCGCGGTGCTGGTGGACGCGTCGCGCTCGATGGCGTTCCCGCTCGAGCCGGGCGGTCCGTCGCGCGCGGCCGCGGCGGGCGCGTTCCTGCGCGAGCACCGGGCCGAGCTGGAGCGGCTGGCCGACCGGGTCGATCTCGAGTGGTACGGGTTCGGCGGCGAGGTGGCGCCGGCGGACCCGGCGCAGGCGGTGCGCGGCCTCGAGCCCGCGGCCGGCCGCACCGACCTGCTCGGCGCGCTCGAGGCGGTGACGTCGGGCGCGGGCGCGTCGAGCCGCCGGCTGGCCGGCGCGCTGGTCGTGTCCGACGGCGCCGACAACGCGGCGCTCGCCGACGGGCTCTCCGGCGCCACCCGCGCCCGGCTGCGCGCGCTGGGCGTGCCGGTGAGCGCGGTGGCGGTGGGGCGCAGCGCGCCGCGCGACCTGGCGGTGGAGCGCGTCGCGGTGGACGACTTCGCGTTCGTCCGCAACACGGTGACCGTCGAGGCGACGCTGCGCGCGCGCGGCCTGGAGGCCCAGGACGTGCGGGTGGTGCTCCGGCGCGAGGGCGCGGTGGTGGCGCAGGCGACGGTGCGGCTCGAGCCGGGGAAGGAGCGCTACTCGGTGCCCCTCTCCTTCGCGCCCGACCAGACCGGCACGTTCGTGTTCACGGTGGCCGCGCCGGTCCTGCCCGGCGAGGCCGTGACCGAGAACAACCAGCGCTCGTTCGTGCTCCGCGTCATCCGAGACCGCGTCCGCGTG encodes:
- a CDS encoding DUF4159 domain-containing protein, with product MPRPSRPISRRRFLQGAAAAAVAAVAAALPRGARALTPDAMLQIGHVQHGGNWNPRPTALRRLGWELGRRTSIEPAADAVPVRLDRPGLHRHPMLYLAGAGGLPAFSEPERAALRRHLMYGGFLLVDSADASDGTGFDAAVRRELAQVLPASPLQPVAREHVLHKTFYLLDRQGGRVLVKPWLEAQAVDGRLAVVYSQNDLGGAWARSELGDWEYPCTPGGEAQREAAFRAGVNLAMYALCTDYKDDAVHLPFILRRRS